A genomic segment from Spinacia oleracea cultivar Varoflay chromosome 3, BTI_SOV_V1, whole genome shotgun sequence encodes:
- the LOC110783067 gene encoding uncharacterized protein — MAKGAVIYTLLTTAFVILILLPPSSRSHNGTSRHVRLFEGTYFDPLVTKIEHKVEEKGLNDHLSRDYVHEVVEVDVEVEEADKVYFGKDGKMNLTLRLTTLFPMIDNSPKDGYVEFRELGVWNIMQAKEGLDYSTRKELELNDKNKDGFISFNELFPQFSEEEIRINKTGHGETGWWMEQFRNADANQDGKLSLEELKDFLHPEESVNEKVEDWIMREKIRRMDWDKDGKLNFQEFRDNAYDIFKSYYHFSFDNDYVPSPELQFSNLDLNKDRFLTIQELKPIKQLLFPGVLDHASYYATYLMNEVDDNHDHKLTLGEILKHEDKFYKSVYVGDEEDDHDEL, encoded by the exons ATGGCGAAGGGGGCGGTTATTTACACCCTCTTAACCACCGCCTTCGTCATCCTCATCCTCCTCCCTCCCTCGAGTAGATCCCATAACGGTACTAGCCGCCATGTTCGTCTATTCGAGGGCACGTATTTCGACCCACTTGTCACGAAAATTGAGCATAAGGTTGAAGAAAAGGGGTTAAATGACCATTTATCCAGAGATTACGTGCACGAAGTCGTGGAGGTGGACGTGGAGGTCGAGGAGGCGGATAAGGTATATTTTGGGAAGGATGGGAAGATGAACTTAACGTTGAGATTGACAACATTGTTTCCCATGATTGATAATTCGCCAAAGGATGGTTATGTTGAGTTTAGGGAGCTTGGGGTTTGGAATAtcatgcaagctaaagaagggTTGGATTATTCTACAAGAAAAGAGCTTGAGCTCAATGATAAGAATAAGGATGGTTTTATTTCTTTCAATGAGTTATTCCCTCAGTTTTCAGAGGAAGAAataa GGATAAACAAGACGGGGCATGGGGAAACTGGTTGGTGGATGGAACAATTCAGAAATGCCGATGCCAATCAAGATGGGAAATTAAGCCTAGAGGAGCTTAAAGA CTTCTTGCACCCAGAAGAGAGTGTAAATGAAAAGGTAGAAGATTGGATAATGCGTGAGAAAATAAG GAGAATGGATTGGGACAAAGACGGCAAACTAAACTTCCAGGAATTTCGTGACAATGCTTATGATATCTTCAAGAGCTACTATCACTTCAGTTTTGACAATGATTATGTTCCGTCGCCAGAATTACAATTTTCTAACCTTGATTTAAACAAAGATAG GTTTTTGACGATCCAAGAGTTGAAGCCTATTAAACAACTTCTTTTTCCCGGAGTATTAGATCATGCTTCATATTATGCAACTTATTTAATGAACGAG gtTGATGATAATCATGATCACAAGTTAACCCTCGGTGAAATTTTGAAACATGAAGATAAATTTTACAAAAGTGTGTATGTGGGAGATGAAGAAGATGACCATGATGAGCTTTGA